A segment of the Toxotes jaculatrix isolate fToxJac2 chromosome 2, fToxJac2.pri, whole genome shotgun sequence genome:
TAACAGAGAATGAAAAAGCAGTGTCTGGTCGGTGGTGCTTTTCAAATGTCTGCCTTTTTTTGCAGTTCCACCAAAGAGACATTAATCATCTTaagacccctcagatttatgtGACACACTAAAACTGCTGCTGTAGTGTTACAAGTGTGACCCTGTTGGCTCTGGTGTTTGAGAACCACGTGCCATCAAGACTGATGGGGATAAGTGTGTATTGTTAGCAAATCCTTGGGTCTTTACATGGGTACAAAGTAGCAGACCTCTCAGCCAACAACAGGAAAAGGATCCTGTGCAGGGTTGgaaccccccccctcctcatCCATCATGACTAATGTCccatttcctgttcctgtttcctGGGCTGCAAAATCAGCCGGGGTTTGGGCTATATAATGTGAAGTTGACTGTATTCCAAGTTTCTCAAATGTGGTACACTGATTTTCTAAAGCAACTGCATTTGGTGTAGTAAAATATTTCACGTCATTCAAGTCAGTGTCATTGTTCAACTTACAGCTGACCTTTACTTATCAGTCTTTGATTATACTTAGTTGTGGCTAAGAGACAAAGAAGACTAAGGCTAAGAAAAGAGGGCTGAAAAGTTCACACAGACAGTATGGTGGTAGACTAAACCACAGAGGAGGCTGACTCCTGAGAGACACCTAGTGGTAAAAGAATTCCAAAGCAAGAATCATCATATGGGAAATGCCCTCCCTGTGCTAGACTGTAAGTCAGAAGGTGCTGTGGATAGCCAGTCTTGCCAAGGTAAGTAGCTTGTCGGCCAACAAGCACGATTTGGCAAGACATGAGAGTAGTGGGATGTCAGTAAAGCCCAGATGAACTGCTAATATACTGTAGTTGCTCTCTGGGGGActattaaaacctttttttttctttttttatccagTTCTCTGCAGTAGCAGTTTCCCAGCTGTGATTGTAATGGTGGTAAGGATACTGTAGAATTAAATCAGCAGGATAGAGGAGGATAAGACAGGTCAAGATTACAGTTAAAACTGAGATCTCAATCAATTTGTAGAGAATTTttgcagtaaaaaaagaaaagccataTGATGTATGCATGAAATGACACTTCTAGGTTGCTGTACATAAGACATTCCCGCATGGTACTTTGTGGTTGCGTTGTAACGTGCTACAGCTCTTGCTGAGCTCTAGCAAATGTTTTTATGCTGGGCATTTGTTTTATCTAGAGCAGGTCAGGCACTGTGGGACTGCTAGCAGTTTGATTAACAGCCTAAGAGAAGCCTGTGGGAGCCATCTCCAGCTCTGGGGAGTTGCTTTTTAGGCCTCATAGCAGAAGAATTAATTGTTTTaaatcctctttttcttttctccttctctccctctgttctttcCGTCCATGctatgtttttgtgtctctgttgtctgttttgcttttgcttctgttttcttaCCTCTGTAAGGCACCTTGAATTGCCTTGTCTGAATGGTGCTAAATAAATATtgcctttctccctcttcatcatGCTGTTAATTAATTGTGAGCATAATACCttattttaattatataattGATATTATGCTCTATGCCAGGCACCACTTGCATCACttgttttgctctttgtcttcctgtctctcaggtGGAGTTAGCGTTGTGGGACACAGCAGGTCAGGAAGACTATGACAGACTGAGGCCTCTCTCTTACCCCGACACAGATGTTATCCTCATGTGCTTCTCCATAGACAGCCCCGACAGTTTAGGTAAAGATGGATACACTTGCTTACCAATCTAGAGAGATTATAAGTAATACTGTAACTTATTTCTGTGCCCtagtaaaataatttttcagGAATCAAGAAGCAAATGTCAGAAACTTTATGAGGTGTGGATGCATTGCTGATATCATACAGCAAGGTTTTATTGGATCATGAGACAGAAGGAAGTGTGTAAACCTGATCAAAACACTGCTAAaagttttgaaatttttttttgttctggttATATTTCTTCACAGTTTATACAGAACTGACATTGTTTTGAGCATTTAATAAGTAGAGTTAGATGAGGCCCATGTATGGATTCAGTCTACAAAGTGCAGATCATTCAGGCAGCACTAATGCAGTAGAGTAACAGAAATCAAATAAAGCATGGGTGGGAGTTCCCTCTGAGTGTAGAAACCCATTTGCATTGAAAAAATTAGTTATTTTTGTACAGAAGGGCAGCTTTAGTTTCACCAAATGCCCCACTAAATGCCCACATTTTCCACCACAAGGAGAGCTGATCTGTTAGTGCAGTAGAACCAGTAATGAGCATCTGGATAGGGTTTTCCCTTCTGGTAATTTCcgttgttgtgtttatttttattttttcattacaaTCCCCCAATTTTCCAGGGACTTCATGAAAGCAGTGGTCcattctatgaaaaaaaaaaagcttactCAAATGGTGTTTCtttatgtatatgtgtgcatgatTAAATTATTGGTATTATaattgtctctgctgctgccacaaacattacagttacctgctcttttgctttcttgctgtaGTTTAGTAATTCATTACactacatttactcatttggcaGACACTTTTATGCAAAGCAATCTATAAGTGAGGGACAACACTTAAAAAGACCTAAAAGAAAGTAAGTAAGAGCGCAGTCATCCAAATTTCACCAACTGTAGACTGACTTTTCTGATCAGTGCACTGTTAatagacttttatttttgtgtttaaattcaGGTGTTTCCTCACTAAAGAGGAACAAGATGTATAAATAGATTTTCAGAATATAATGTGGCTGCTTTTATCGTGTCGAGATTATGCTGGAATTTTCTGGAGGTTTACACAGAATGTCTCGCATGTATTTCAGGCTTGGATCTGAGTGTTCTTGGCCCTCAAAAACCAAATCaaactgatgaataaatatATCATGTTTGATTAAACAACTGCCCCAGGGTTTTCTCCCACAGTGTTTTGTTATGGGCAATGCCACAGATGGTGTTCCTACACTAGCATAACATGGCATCTCCTTTCAGAGCAAACAGCGCTTATTTTGGCTAGCAGACTCAGATCATGCATCAGCCAGGGGTCAGTGACCTCTCGATGTTTGTGCACAGTCATAAGGGAAATGACACAACTCTCCCAACTTTGTCCTTGTAAGGAAGGAAGTCTGGAATTTACTGTACAGCaacttgggtttttttttttcattcttgtaGAGAACATTCCCGAGAAATGGACACCTGAAGTAAAACACTTCTGTCCCAACGTCCCAATCATCCTTGTCGGTAACAAAAAGGACCTTAGGAatgatgaacacacacgcagGGAGTTGGCCAAAATGAAACAGGTGTGTGTTCTTTGCATCCATTTGTTACTGGAAATAAATCCCAAAACTAATGAGTCTCCCTGCTAAATGTCTACACACAAATTTTTAACCCATCGTCTGTACATTAAACCTCCAGGAGCCGGTAAAGTCTGAGGAGGGCAGAGACATGGCCAACCGCATCAGTGCCTTTGGCTACCTGGAGTGCTCTGCCAAGACCAAGGACGGTGTGCGGGAGGTGTTTGAGATGGCCACCAGAGCAGCCCTGCAGGTCCGCAAGCGTAAGAAGAGGGGCGGCTGCCAGCTGCTGTGAAGAGGTGGAGTTTGTTGGCCAGTCAGCACCTGAGGGAGGActcccctccacacacagagcaaagttAGCGAAACCTTAAATCAATGGCTTCCGTGGACTACACTTCACAGATGCAGATATACCACAGGCGAATATGAAAGACTGACACACCtgttgaaaagcaaaacaaatcagcCTTTTTTGTTTAAACTCTTATTTCTTCTGCTACTCACACACCgtcagtttttgtttctgttcacaGTTTTGCTTCCCTCCACCAGCACACCAGCCTGTTTGTGTGAAGGACCTGCCCCCTCCTCctgtatgtatgaatgtatgtttgtatttatatgTGCATATACTTTACAAATATATCATGCATCTGCCTCTGTGTTATGATTGTTTACAGAGAAGGGCCTTGTAGCTCACAAGCTCATTGACTCCTTCTCTTAGCTCATGGCTGCAAGTTGGAGGCAGTTTTAGATTTGCTTTAATATTGTGGAACCCCTGCGTCTTGTGAACCTGCGTGTACCGCTCAGTCTCCTTTTATACATCAGCTCCAGTCACGATCCTTCATGTATACGTCATACCACTATTCATTTTTCACCCTGAAAGTCCTATTTCACCAAGTGCTGtgtcagcagagctctgttttcCCCAGCTTCTGATATAAAGGACTAAATTTAGAGCCTGTTCACACTGCATTAATCCACCGAAACCTACgtaaactgaagcagcagcgaCTATTTGTGCGGAGAGGTGTTGGACTGCACCTTGGTCCGTCTCTCTTCCATGGCGATAGCTTAAACTGGCACTGGAGACAGTGGCCTATTGTCATGGACACAATACTCGCAGTCACGCTCGCACTGGCTCTGACAGACGTCACCAACGCCTTCCCCCAAACAAGCTCTGCCTCCTGTCTGAACTCTGTACTGTTTCAGATGCAATATACAGTCATGATGTATCGCAGTGTACTGGATTAACTGAGGACGAGTGCACACTGTACACAGCCATATTGTTATTAAGACAGATTATAGGCCTATTCTGTGTGTGAAAGTTTTAATAAAATACCCAACTGACAGTTTTATTGACAGCTCAGTGTCATTACCATCATGCTGCCTCCTCAGCTTGGAGCATCAAATCAGCAACTctcttgacattttgaaattggGGCTTTTCTTGTGTATAACAGCCCTTTATTTGACACTACAGGGACATTCCTAAATGTGATTGAACAAACAAGGATAGCAATGTGCGTACCAAGTGTCTAGTTAAAGTTTTTCTCTATTGTAGCCCTTAAAGATGACTGAATTGGTGAAGGCCAGCCATAAAAACACGGTATGCGTCTGGGGACGACCATGATGTCTTTGGGCTAAAAGTTGAAACGTTAAATCAAAGTCCGACATTTTTAGAGCGATCCTGTGAACAGGAGGTTTGACCGAGACATTGCAACAGAATTGGGATGAAAGCCTGAGCTCCAACTTTGCCAGTGACCACAAGTACAACATAAACTACGTAGTTTTCTTCACTAAGCGACCATTAAACCATCTCATCTCCTTAGAGGCAGCCCTCTGCAGTTAAGGTGAACCTGTTCGAGGCAGTATGACGGGACTTGGTtgtttgtactgtactgtatattccaTATCTGTTCGTGCCCAAAAACAGCTTACAAGTGGATTGTACACTGATCTTACCACCATCATAAGCTACAACTATGGTGATCTTTCTTTTATCCAGTAAATTTAGATCCATAGAGATCAAAATACTGCGGGCTGGGGCTTATTCCTGGACAGTGCCTCTGTATCTAATGTCAAACCACAGTTCAAGATAAAATGTTGATTGGGATGATGCTTTACTAACAGGAGTGGGATGTGTTGAATGTctggatgaggaaaaaaaaaaacgtgttaaTAAAGTATTTTTGAAATACTACATAATCTTAACTGGTTGGGATTTGttttgcaaatatatatatatattctgatCATTTTGTCCAACATTTCTATAAGtgaaaggtgctaaaggacagtaCACGTGATGCTGGCTTTAATGCACTGTTTATTGCAAATACTTAAAATTTGTCATTTCCAAAGTATATCAAAACATCtctcatatttgtgttttttctgagtCCAAGACAGGAATTAGTCaaaattaatttctgtttgGTATCAAAATCCAGAGTGTAAATTTTGCCAtttaacagaaaaccaaaagtAAATCATCACAACTATTTGTAGCTTTGGTTTGAATGACCTGATGGAAAAGAAGTTTGGACATTGAGTGCActtcttagattttttttttaagtcacaaAATAGGCCATACACACTTTTCATCTGGTTAACATGAATGAAACTAGCGGTAATTTAGTAATTGTGATTCAAAAATAGATATCCTATTCCTGTATGGCTCACCATTCAAATTTGCCCTGCTGGACAGGTGCTTCAGTGAATCAGCAAATCATCATAAAACAACACGATTGTAAAAGAACAGTAATGACCGAGAAAAGTTAACTATCAAATAACTCTGAGATGGATAttcttgattgttttttttttggttctcaGTTATTTCAAGTGAAACTGTTTGAAAGTGGTGTTAATACAGACCACTGAAGTAGCCAAAGACAAACTATGCTTGAAACATAAGTCCCCTCCCTATGAAAGGACCTGACATTAAAGAGATATTCTGATATTTTTCCATGTGAATACTGGctgtcacacacatataatGTGGAAAGTTGCCACTGTACCCTGAGTATAtatatgttgatttttttttaaccttttgttTCAGGTATCTGGTGAGTCAATATCCCAAACTAAAAGCCAAATGAGTCCCTCCAAGTGATAAGGATGGAAGTGTGGGTTTTCCATTTGTTCACAGGTCGCTCCTCCACTCTGGGTCCAGATGCTGCTGAACGACACTCTCTGCAGTCTCCACTGAGAAGAAACAattcacagaaagaaagaaaacagatgacTTTAACATCAtttcaaaacattcattttgagGATTACACTGAAAGATATATGCATGTCACCTTGAGCTCCAATGTCGATGCAGAGCGCAGCCAGTCTCTCCACCAAGTCCTCGTCTTCCTCTGCATTAACAAAGCCTTCGTAGCCTCCTTTATCCCTACAGTACTTGATGAAGCTGCAGAtgagcagggagggagagaacaaTGATAaagttttgaatttaaaattaaattttaatgttaatACATGTATATTGTGACAGCAGAAAGCAGAGGCGACCATGTGAAACATACCAGGCCCAGGTAGGATCTGTGCTCAGCACTCTGGGGTTTCCCACCACAATAAGCAGGGCTTTGGCTCGAGTCACAGCCACGTTGAATCTCTGGAGAAGCAAAAAGTGTGTCAGAAGAATTTTCTGAACGTACGTACACAGAGCACGTGCATGTGTTGTGCA
Coding sequences within it:
- the LOC121189954 gene encoding rho-related GTP-binding protein RhoA-D — translated: MAAIRKKLVIVGDGACGKTCLLIVFSKDQFPEVYVPTVFENYIADIEVDGKQVELALWDTAGQEDYDRLRPLSYPDTDVILMCFSIDSPDSLENIPEKWTPEVKHFCPNVPIILVGNKKDLRNDEHTRRELAKMKQEPVKSEEGRDMANRISAFGYLECSAKTKDGVREVFEMATRAALQVRKRKKRGGCQLL